From a region of the Candidatus Hydrogenedentota bacterium genome:
- a CDS encoding DUF1573 domain-containing protein, whose amino-acid sequence MRIRAGHVILALLALLTGFVVLATMRVRDVEQEVAPAAPLPPVGGDMDQVPVIEVETRALNLGVVPNDRDGKGSLRVYNRGRRPLEIRDIRSSCACTRGEMPSRSGTIPPGGHADMEVTVYPRRIFGFHSIKTLTIMSNDPATPSLEVTVEAKVDPEFALDHENFEFGKVEKGTEARRTLRLATLAGKPVKVTGVTSYLPSDEPPKVDPWRFEVEELPAAEWKSPGKPEWLVHAVLADWAPPGHFADAVFIATDVERFPYHRILAEGEVAAPYTVEAEMMGRFFVLPPDGAPGVIRVRSAEPVECPGVSVPDGMIAARAVADGDGMGFRLEFTMKPDSTPGRHEEPAEFDILCGGRPFKERLMLRWFSVQGLARP is encoded by the coding sequence ATGCGCATCCGTGCGGGACATGTCATCCTCGCGCTGCTGGCCCTGTTGACCGGATTCGTGGTGCTGGCCACCATGCGCGTGCGCGACGTGGAGCAGGAGGTTGCCCCGGCCGCGCCCCTGCCCCCCGTGGGCGGCGACATGGACCAGGTGCCCGTCATTGAGGTGGAGACCAGGGCGCTCAATCTGGGCGTGGTGCCCAATGACCGCGATGGCAAAGGCTCCCTGCGGGTTTACAACCGGGGCCGGCGCCCGCTGGAAATCCGCGACATCCGCTCAAGCTGCGCCTGCACACGGGGGGAAATGCCCAGCCGCTCCGGTACCATCCCCCCCGGCGGCCACGCGGACATGGAAGTCACGGTCTACCCGAGGCGAATCTTCGGGTTTCACTCCATCAAAACCCTCACCATCATGAGCAATGATCCGGCCACCCCCTCGCTGGAGGTCACCGTCGAGGCGAAGGTGGACCCGGAATTCGCCCTTGACCACGAAAATTTTGAATTTGGAAAGGTGGAGAAGGGCACGGAGGCCCGGCGTACCCTGCGTCTGGCCACGCTGGCGGGAAAACCCGTCAAGGTCACCGGGGTCACCTCTTATCTCCCCTCGGACGAGCCGCCAAAGGTGGACCCGTGGCGCTTCGAGGTGGAGGAGCTGCCCGCCGCGGAGTGGAAGTCTCCCGGAAAACCGGAATGGCTCGTTCATGCCGTTCTGGCGGACTGGGCCCCGCCCGGCCATTTCGCGGACGCCGTGTTCATCGCCACCGACGTGGAACGCTTCCCCTACCACCGCATCTTGGCGGAGGGCGAGGTGGCGGCGCCGTACACCGTCGAGGCGGAGATGATGGGACGCTTTTTCGTGCTGCCCCCCGACGGCGCGCCCGGCGTCATCCGGGTGCGCTCCGCCGAACCTGTGGAATGCCCCGGAGTCTCCGTGCCGGACGGGATGATTGCCGCGCGCGCGGTGGCCGACGGGGACGGGATGGGGTTCCGCCTGGAATTCACCATGAAGCCGGACTCGACCCCCGGCCGCCACGAGGAGCCCGCGGAATTTGATATCCTATGCGGCGGAAGGCCCTTCAAGGAACGCCTCATGCTGCGATGGTTTAGTGTGCAGGGCCTTGCACGGCCCTGA
- a CDS encoding UTP--glucose-1-phosphate uridylyltransferase has product MNKNHEAELRNRCAEFGQDHVFRFWDRLDSGERDALLDTLSGIDFPLMDRLAKQWIFEAPAPATFDRITPVPVLPKGAEPGEGSPGAWDAGEAALRAGRVGIFLVAGGQGTRLGFPGPKGCYPIGPITGRSLFQYHAEKILNLRRRYGCTLPWYIMVSDTNEEATRDYFGEHDCFGLGAENVQFIRQRMVPCMDDRGRFMLDAPGHLAMNPNGHGGCIPAMVENGVLDDACRRGVDLLSYFQVDNWAVKVADPYFIGWHVLKNAEMSSKIHRKTQPREAVGVHCLCDGQYQVIEYSELDIYPQLLETDADGNVVYFAGNPAMHILSTDFVQRVYDQFDRFPWHLAHKKIPFLDQQGGLVKPEKPNGYKFETFVFDALQFIRHEPVAVEIQSLGEYTPTKQYEGDNSVVASRQSMANHWGGWLDAAGTDIPRDPAGNVAIPLEISPAFALTREEFLHRAAGKTWPPDGGLALDADGNALSAGGAAPAKT; this is encoded by the coding sequence GTGAACAAGAACCATGAAGCCGAGCTCAGAAACCGCTGCGCCGAATTCGGGCAGGACCATGTGTTCCGCTTTTGGGACCGCCTCGACTCCGGGGAAAGGGACGCCCTGCTGGATACCCTGTCGGGGATAGACTTCCCCCTCATGGACCGGCTGGCGAAACAGTGGATATTCGAGGCCCCCGCCCCGGCGACATTTGACCGGATTACCCCCGTGCCCGTGCTGCCGAAAGGCGCCGAGCCCGGCGAGGGAAGCCCCGGCGCGTGGGACGCGGGGGAGGCCGCCCTGCGCGCGGGGCGCGTCGGCATCTTCCTCGTGGCCGGGGGGCAGGGCACCCGGCTGGGATTCCCCGGACCCAAAGGCTGCTACCCCATCGGCCCCATCACAGGCAGGAGCCTGTTCCAGTACCACGCCGAAAAAATCCTCAACCTCAGGCGACGCTACGGCTGCACCCTCCCATGGTACATCATGGTCAGCGACACCAACGAGGAGGCCACCCGCGACTACTTCGGGGAGCACGACTGCTTTGGGCTCGGCGCGGAAAACGTCCAGTTCATCCGCCAGCGCATGGTGCCCTGCATGGACGACCGGGGCCGCTTCATGCTCGACGCGCCCGGACACCTCGCCATGAACCCCAACGGCCACGGCGGCTGCATCCCCGCCATGGTCGAGAACGGCGTCCTCGACGACGCTTGCCGCCGGGGCGTGGACCTGCTCAGCTACTTCCAGGTGGACAACTGGGCCGTGAAGGTGGCCGACCCCTATTTCATCGGCTGGCATGTCCTAAAAAACGCCGAAATGTCCTCCAAAATCCACCGCAAAACCCAGCCCCGCGAGGCTGTCGGCGTGCACTGCCTCTGCGACGGGCAGTACCAGGTCATCGAGTACAGCGAACTGGACATCTACCCGCAGCTCCTCGAAACCGACGCCGACGGCAACGTGGTGTACTTCGCGGGCAACCCCGCCATGCACATCCTCTCCACGGACTTTGTCCAGCGGGTCTATGACCAGTTCGACCGCTTTCCCTGGCACCTGGCCCACAAAAAGATACCCTTCCTCGACCAACAGGGCGGGCTTGTCAAACCCGAAAAACCCAACGGCTACAAATTCGAGACCTTCGTCTTCGACGCCCTCCAGTTCATCCGCCACGAGCCCGTGGCCGTCGAAATACAGAGTCTGGGCGAGTACACCCCCACCAAGCAATACGAGGGCGACAACAGCGTTGTGGCGTCCCGTCAGAGTATGGCCAACCACTGGGGCGGCTGGCTCGATGCGGCGGGGACGGACATTCCCCGCGACCCCGCCGGAAACGTTGCCATCCCCCTCGAAATAAGCCCCGCCTTCGCCCTCACCCGCGAAGAGTTCCTCCACCGCGCGGCCGGCAAAACCTGGCCCCCCGACGGCGGCCTCGCCCTCGACGCCGACGGAAACGCCCTGTCCGCGGGCGGCGCCGCCCCGGCAAAAACTTGA
- a CDS encoding nucleotidyl transferase AbiEii/AbiGii toxin family protein, with product MYRSVLGHEDRVEVDLNYLWRVPLSGVEQQELWQPGNLDRPRLQVVSTLELCVGKLLAFLDRTAPRDAWDVARLPNIAGQEIQGNMFRRVFVAFSATLPHPLQNYTRKQMETRLTPQTVLEQLLPMLAGVDAPGLDDLMERPWRVLEPLVQLTAAELEYVESIHSGEIRPQLLFPDDAIMAKLIHNHPAICWKLENVRRHMANGKRTRPKGNVQ from the coding sequence GTGTACCGGTCAGTGCTGGGCCATGAGGACCGCGTGGAGGTGGATTTGAATTACCTCTGGCGCGTTCCTCTGAGCGGGGTCGAACAACAAGAGTTATGGCAGCCGGGCAATCTTGACCGTCCCCGGCTGCAGGTGGTGTCAACTCTTGAACTCTGCGTGGGGAAGCTCCTCGCTTTTCTGGACCGCACAGCTCCCCGGGATGCCTGGGATGTGGCGCGCCTTCCTAACATTGCCGGGCAGGAAATCCAGGGGAACATGTTTCGCCGTGTGTTTGTCGCGTTTTCGGCCACACTGCCCCACCCGTTGCAGAATTACACCCGTAAACAGATGGAGACGCGGCTAACACCGCAAACTGTCCTCGAACAGCTACTGCCGATGCTCGCAGGCGTGGATGCTCCTGGTCTTGATGACTTGATGGAACGCCCATGGCGGGTGTTGGAACCACTTGTCCAACTCACCGCCGCTGAACTCGAATACGTTGAATCTATTCACAGCGGCGAAATTCGTCCTCAACTGCTTTTTCCAGATGACGCCATAATGGCGAAACTCATCCATAATCATCCGGCTATTTGCTGGAAGCTGGAAAATGTTCGGCGACATATGGCGAATGGAAAACGTACACGCCCGAAGGGCAATGTCCAATAA
- a CDS encoding nucleotidyl transferase AbiEii/AbiGii toxin family protein, producing the protein MSVSLEYLGRCSAETGFSVMTLEKVTRLGELAAAIAVHPLLGNALALKGGTAFNLCFGDAPSRLSVDLDYNYIAHAERDSMLRDRPQVEESVEMLAGRLGYRVRRSADAFAGRKIYACTGQCWAMRTAWRWI; encoded by the coding sequence ATGAGCGTTAGCCTTGAATATCTCGGGCGATGCTCCGCAGAGACGGGCTTTTCCGTGATGACGCTCGAAAAGGTCACGCGCCTCGGAGAACTCGCCGCCGCGATAGCAGTCCATCCCCTGCTGGGAAACGCGCTCGCCCTCAAGGGTGGCACGGCGTTCAACCTGTGTTTTGGCGATGCCCCATCCAGACTTTCTGTGGACCTCGATTACAACTACATCGCGCATGCCGAACGTGACAGCATGCTCAGGGACAGACCGCAAGTTGAGGAATCCGTTGAAATGCTCGCCGGACGTTTAGGCTATCGCGTGCGGCGGTCGGCCGACGCGTTCGCGGGCCGGAAAATCTACGCGTGTACCGGTCAGTGCTGGGCCATGAGGACCGCGTGGAGGTGGATTTGA
- a CDS encoding thiamine pyrophosphate-binding protein: protein MTQAQLTAEREKRAAAIAHSGGVFEAIASGTMPGTADITLSEAIVLGLLVQNVRNYIGIFGHGSTEVGEVLRVYEKAGLVKVFPVRHETEAVHAVTALRWVTGEKSAVFTSIGPGALHALAGSLAAVSDGLGFWLLVGDETTEDEGPNMQQIPKPDQGLFQKLFGVMSESYMLHTPGAVTKALRRGYNVVDHPYRAAPFCLCMPMNTQPVMIPDFNLNELPAEAPPRMGAAADDGAYARAAKAILEAERVVVKVGGGARGAGPELLDFLELADGVAVTSPLVSGVIPFNHPRNMTVGGSKGSLSGNYAMDEGDLLAALGTRFVCQSDSSRTGYPKVRQVVNINADIETAMHYRKSIPLVGDIALTLGRLNEALRVAGAKSGDNSPWFKACHEKRLEWDAFRAARYQTPVLHDPMWEREVLTQPAAIKIASDWCRANNAVAFFDAGDVQANGFQIVEDDRLGRTFTETGASYMGFAVSALLSTVMTDSPFYGVAFSGDGSFTMNPQILIDGIAHGVKGCILVFDNRRMAAISGLQDAQYSAVFATNDAVEVDYVAWAKAIRGVAAFHSGYSPESLLDALNRAKAHDGLSLVHIPSYCGPDPLGGMGVFGRWNVGNWCVDVQALRHKIGI from the coding sequence ATGACTCAGGCGCAACTGACGGCGGAACGGGAAAAGCGGGCGGCGGCAATCGCGCATTCGGGAGGCGTTTTCGAGGCGATTGCTTCGGGAACCATGCCGGGCACCGCGGACATCACGCTGTCTGAGGCCATTGTTCTGGGGCTGCTGGTGCAGAATGTGCGAAATTACATCGGCATCTTCGGCCACGGTTCCACCGAGGTGGGCGAGGTGTTGCGTGTTTACGAAAAAGCGGGGCTTGTGAAAGTCTTTCCTGTGCGGCATGAAACCGAGGCGGTTCACGCCGTGACGGCATTGCGATGGGTCACGGGGGAGAAAAGCGCCGTCTTTACGTCCATCGGCCCCGGCGCGCTCCATGCCCTTGCCGGAAGTCTGGCGGCGGTCAGCGACGGTCTGGGTTTCTGGCTGCTGGTCGGTGATGAGACCACGGAGGATGAAGGCCCGAACATGCAGCAGATTCCCAAGCCGGACCAGGGGTTGTTCCAGAAACTGTTCGGCGTCATGAGCGAGTCGTACATGCTTCACACTCCGGGCGCGGTAACCAAGGCCTTGCGACGCGGCTATAATGTTGTGGACCATCCCTATCGTGCGGCGCCGTTTTGTCTCTGCATGCCCATGAACACGCAACCCGTGATGATCCCGGATTTCAACCTGAACGAGCTGCCGGCCGAGGCGCCGCCGCGGATGGGCGCCGCCGCGGATGACGGTGCCTATGCCCGCGCGGCTAAGGCGATATTGGAGGCGGAACGGGTGGTGGTGAAGGTGGGCGGCGGCGCGCGCGGTGCCGGGCCGGAACTGCTTGATTTCCTTGAACTCGCCGACGGTGTCGCCGTCACCAGTCCGCTGGTGTCGGGGGTGATTCCCTTTAACCACCCCCGCAACATGACCGTGGGCGGTTCAAAAGGCTCCCTGTCCGGAAATTATGCCATGGACGAGGGGGACTTGCTGGCGGCCCTGGGCACGCGCTTTGTGTGCCAGTCCGATTCCTCGCGCACGGGGTATCCGAAGGTCCGGCAGGTGGTCAATATTAACGCCGATATTGAGACGGCCATGCACTACCGCAAATCAATTCCGCTTGTGGGTGACATTGCGCTCACATTGGGCCGGCTGAACGAGGCACTGCGCGTGGCGGGCGCCAAAAGCGGCGACAATTCGCCCTGGTTTAAGGCGTGCCACGAGAAGCGTCTGGAGTGGGACGCTTTCCGGGCAGCGCGCTATCAAACGCCCGTGCTGCACGACCCCATGTGGGAGCGGGAGGTGCTGACACAGCCCGCGGCGATAAAAATCGCGTCGGACTGGTGCCGCGCTAACAACGCCGTGGCGTTCTTTGACGCGGGCGACGTGCAGGCCAACGGGTTTCAGATTGTCGAGGATGACCGTCTTGGGCGCACATTCACCGAGACCGGCGCCAGCTATATGGGATTTGCCGTGTCCGCTTTGCTTTCCACGGTTATGACGGACAGTCCCTTTTACGGCGTCGCCTTCAGCGGGGACGGCTCGTTTACCATGAACCCCCAGATTTTGATTGACGGCATCGCCCACGGCGTCAAAGGGTGCATCCTTGTCTTTGACAACCGGCGCATGGCCGCCATTTCCGGATTGCAGGACGCGCAATATTCGGCGGTCTTTGCCACCAACGACGCCGTTGAAGTTGATTATGTGGCCTGGGCCAAGGCGATCAGGGGCGTGGCGGCTTTCCACAGCGGCTATTCTCCTGAATCATTGCTGGACGCCCTCAACAGGGCGAAGGCCCATGACGGCCTGTCGCTCGTTCACATTCCGTCTTATTGCGGTCCCG